One Pecten maximus chromosome 7, xPecMax1.1, whole genome shotgun sequence genomic window carries:
- the LOC117331696 gene encoding uncharacterized protein LOC117331696 produces the protein MAFGCKGSEVVRIRVLFLLLLLAGCSCGWLFRRKENLHACSTKRSPDEKPYFFGTTSLLCMTYSYYFRRSKRSARMPTMLPIHSWLYYEGKYVEFGIYHNYRKPYNYSISIERPAVGDKCAFRLDQTPQGYSSLGVDCIEGCARNYVRTYGEYRLFTNNCHVFLNRISKILCHSDTCPSWCLYNQTA, from the exons ATACGTGTATTGTTCCTGTTGCTGTTATTGGCGGGCTGTTCTTGTGGATGGTTGTTCCGCAGAAAAGAAAATCTCCACGCATGTTCAA CAAAGCGTAGTCCCGACGAGAAGCCATACTTCTTTGGCACGACAAGTTTGCTTTGCATGACGTATAGCTACTATTTTAGGCGTAGCAAGCGCTCCGCCAGAATGCCAACAATGTTGCCCATACATAGTTGGCTCTATTACGAAGGCAAATACGTGGAGTTCGGCATCTACCACAACTACAGAAAGCCCTATAACTATTCCATCTCCATAGAACGCCCGGCCGTCGGGGACAAATGTGCCTTTAGATTGGACCAGACACCTCAAGGCTACAGTAGTCTGGGTGTCGACTGTATCGAGGGGTGTGCCCGGAACTACGTCAGAACGTACGGCGAATATCGCCTCTTTACCAACAACTGTCACGTGTTCTTAAACAGGATATCCAAGATTCTTTGTCACTCCGACACCTGTCCGAGCTGGTGTTTGTATAATCAGACAGCTTAA